Proteins from a single region of Bradyrhizobium diazoefficiens:
- a CDS encoding sugar ABC transporter permease, which produces MATRQTQLLARSLLTPAVGLLFIWMIVPLALTLYFSTLHYSLLDPGSESFVGFENFRYFLTDPAFLASLQNTLVLVGSVLALTILLGIPLALLLDQPVIGRNVVRLMVIAPFFVMPTVSALVWKNLLMHPVSGLFAWLAKLVGLTPVDWFNDLPLFSVILIVAWQWLPFATLILLTALQSLDEEQKEAAEMDGASAVSTFIYITLPHLARPITVVILIETIFLLTVFAEIFVTTGGGPGLQTTNIAFLIYSQALIQFDVGSASAGGLVAVVIANVVALFLVRIVGRNLEA; this is translated from the coding sequence ATGGCAACCCGGCAAACGCAATTGCTTGCGCGGTCGCTCCTGACCCCGGCCGTCGGGCTGCTCTTCATCTGGATGATCGTCCCGCTCGCGCTGACGCTCTATTTCTCGACCCTGCACTACAGCCTGCTCGATCCCGGCTCGGAATCGTTCGTCGGGTTCGAAAACTTCCGCTACTTCCTCACCGATCCCGCTTTTCTCGCCTCGCTCCAGAACACGCTGGTGCTGGTCGGCTCGGTGCTGGCGCTGACGATCCTGCTCGGCATTCCGCTGGCGCTGCTGCTTGACCAGCCCGTGATCGGCCGCAACGTCGTGCGGCTGATGGTGATCGCACCATTCTTCGTGATGCCGACGGTGAGTGCGCTGGTCTGGAAGAACCTGTTGATGCACCCGGTGTCCGGCCTGTTCGCCTGGCTCGCCAAGCTGGTCGGGCTGACGCCGGTCGACTGGTTCAACGATTTGCCGCTGTTCTCGGTGATCCTGATCGTGGCCTGGCAATGGCTGCCGTTTGCGACGCTGATCCTGCTCACCGCGCTGCAATCGCTCGACGAGGAGCAGAAGGAAGCGGCCGAGATGGACGGCGCCAGCGCGGTCTCGACCTTCATCTACATCACGCTGCCGCATCTGGCGCGCCCGATCACGGTGGTGATCCTGATCGAGACTATCTTCCTGCTGACGGTGTTTGCCGAGATCTTCGTCACCACTGGCGGCGGGCCCGGCCTGCAAACCACCAACATCGCCTTCCTGATATATTCGCAGGCGCTGATCCAGTTCGACGTGGGCAGCGCCTCGGCGGGCGGCCTCGTCGCGGTCGTAATCGCCAACGTGGTCGCCTTGTTCCTCGTCCGCATCGTCGGCCGCAACCTGGAAGCCTAA
- a CDS encoding sugar ABC transporter substrate-binding protein, with translation MKQFLGAVCGASVLLAVPAMAETTLTIATVNNGDMIRMQGLTSEFTKKNPDILVKWVTLEENVLRQRVTTDIATKGGQFDVLTIGTYEVPIWAKKGWLVPLANLGADYDVADLLPKIRDAVSVDGKLYAAPFYGESSMVMYRTDLFDKAGLKMPEKPTWDFVIDAAKKLTDKNAGVYGICLRGKAGWGENMAFLTAMANSYGARWFDEKWEPQFNTPEWKTTLTTYVNLMKDAGPPGASSNGFNENLALFNAGKCGMWIDATVAASFVTNPKDSKVADKVGFALAPNTGLGKNANWLWAWNLAIPAGSKKTEAAEKFIAWATSKDYTKLVASKEGWANVPPGTRTSLYTNPDYLKAAPFAKMTLASIDAADPNHPTVKPVPYVGVQYAAIPEFQGIGTQVGQQFSAALAGSMTVDAALAAAQSATEREMKRAGYIK, from the coding sequence GTGAAACAATTTCTGGGCGCCGTCTGCGGCGCGTCCGTACTGCTCGCCGTCCCCGCGATGGCCGAAACGACCCTGACCATCGCCACCGTCAACAACGGCGACATGATCCGCATGCAGGGGCTGACCAGCGAGTTCACCAAGAAGAACCCCGACATCTTGGTGAAATGGGTGACGCTCGAAGAGAACGTGCTGCGCCAGCGCGTCACCACGGACATCGCCACCAAGGGCGGCCAGTTCGACGTGCTGACCATCGGCACCTATGAGGTGCCGATCTGGGCCAAGAAGGGTTGGCTGGTGCCGCTCGCCAATCTCGGCGCCGATTACGATGTCGCCGACCTCCTGCCGAAGATCAGGGACGCCGTCTCCGTCGACGGCAAGCTCTATGCCGCGCCGTTCTACGGCGAGAGCTCGATGGTCATGTACCGCACCGACCTGTTCGACAAGGCCGGCCTGAAGATGCCGGAAAAGCCGACCTGGGATTTCGTCATCGACGCTGCCAAGAAGCTCACTGACAAGAACGCCGGCGTCTACGGCATTTGCCTGCGCGGCAAGGCCGGCTGGGGCGAGAACATGGCCTTCCTCACGGCGATGGCCAATTCCTACGGCGCGCGCTGGTTCGACGAGAAGTGGGAGCCGCAGTTCAACACGCCCGAATGGAAGACGACGCTGACGACCTACGTCAACCTGATGAAGGACGCCGGACCTCCCGGTGCAAGTTCGAACGGCTTCAACGAGAATCTCGCGCTGTTCAACGCCGGCAAATGTGGCATGTGGATCGACGCGACGGTCGCGGCGTCCTTCGTCACCAATCCGAAGGATTCCAAGGTCGCCGACAAGGTCGGCTTCGCGCTCGCGCCCAACACCGGCCTCGGCAAGAACGCGAACTGGCTGTGGGCCTGGAATCTCGCGATCCCCGCCGGCTCGAAGAAGACCGAAGCGGCCGAGAAGTTCATCGCCTGGGCAACCAGCAAGGACTACACCAAGCTCGTTGCGTCGAAGGAAGGCTGGGCCAACGTGCCGCCCGGCACACGCACCTCGCTCTACACGAATCCTGACTACTTGAAGGCCGCGCCCTTCGCAAAAATGACGCTGGCCTCGATCGATGCGGCTGATCCGAACCATCCGACCGTGAAGCCGGTGCCTTATGTCGGCGTGCAATATGCCGCGATTCCCGAATTCCAGGGCATCGGCACCCAGGTCGGGCAGCAGTTCTCCGCCGCGCTCGCGGGATCGATGACGGTCGATGCGGCGCTCGCCGCCGCGCAATCCGCCACCGAGCGCGAGATGAAGCGCGCCGGCTACATCAAGTAA
- a CDS encoding carbohydrate ABC transporter permease: MARKSTTRRVVVSTIGAWFFGFLIFFPILWMVLASFKTELEAFAIPPSFLFFHWTTENYATVQERSDYLLHAMNSIIIAGGSTLIALLIAIPAAWSMAFSPTKRTKDILLWMLSTKMMPPVGVLVPIYLIYKTFGLLDSRIGLVFILCLGNLPIVIWMLFTYFKEIPRDILEAARMDGATIGRELVYVLTPMAIPGLASTMLLNLILAWNEAFWTLNLSTSNAAPLTTFIASYSSPEGLFWAKLSAASTLAIAPILVLGWFSQKQLVRGLTFGAVK; this comes from the coding sequence ATGGCGCGCAAGTCAACGACGCGGCGGGTGGTGGTCTCGACGATCGGAGCGTGGTTCTTTGGCTTCCTGATCTTCTTCCCGATCCTCTGGATGGTGCTGGCGAGCTTCAAGACCGAGCTCGAGGCCTTCGCCATACCGCCGTCCTTCCTGTTCTTCCACTGGACCACGGAAAACTATGCGACCGTGCAGGAGCGCAGCGACTATCTGCTCCATGCGATGAACTCGATCATCATCGCCGGCGGCTCGACCTTAATCGCGCTGCTGATCGCGATCCCCGCAGCGTGGTCGATGGCGTTCTCGCCGACCAAGCGCACCAAGGACATCCTGCTTTGGATGCTCTCGACCAAAATGATGCCACCGGTCGGCGTGCTGGTACCGATCTACCTTATCTACAAGACCTTCGGCCTGCTTGATTCCCGCATCGGCCTCGTCTTCATCCTCTGCCTCGGCAATCTGCCGATCGTGATCTGGATGCTCTTCACGTATTTCAAGGAGATCCCGCGCGACATCCTGGAAGCGGCACGCATGGACGGCGCCACCATCGGCCGCGAGCTCGTCTATGTCCTGACGCCGATGGCGATCCCGGGTCTGGCGTCGACCATGCTGCTCAATTTGATTCTGGCCTGGAACGAGGCGTTCTGGACGCTCAATTTGTCGACCTCGAACGCCGCGCCGCTTACCACGTTCATTGCGTCCTATTCCAGTCCGGAAGGACTGTTCTGGGCCAAGCTGTCGGCAGCCTCGACGCTGGCGATCGCGCCCATTCTCGTCCTCGGTTGGTTCAGCCAGAAGCAGCTCGTGCGCGGGCTCACCTTCGGCGCTGTGAAGTAA
- a CDS encoding amidase, whose product MSNDLCFLSATELRERISSKKVSPVEVVSAVLARAEALQPELNCFITLCGDEAMAAAREAERKVMAGEPLGLLHGLPVTVKDIVNTKGVKTTFGAVPYKDNVPTEDAVAVAKLRTEGAILIGKTTTPEFGSKCLTDSPLFGRTRNAWSAERSSGGSSGGAAVAVASGIAPLAIATDGGGSTRIPAACNGVVGLKQSNGVIAHSQVLDAFGNQTSVTPMTRTVTDTALMMQAMAGEDSCDPWSIGVPVPDFIGTAAPRRDLHGQKILFCTSPPGRPVSSDVATAFKASLDRLATLGAELEEFSGEGFDVEPIWRAINHTVWRTRFTKLVADHGDALSEAFVKQVALATNVSGVAYQEAMFARTALFRRVQSLLARGHLLVMPTINRTALPIDQDLFGTIEIDGQQFDSVRPHWFPWTMPFNMTGHPAISLPCGFGRDGLPIGLQLVGRFRADAELLRISALFEASHDLLSRRPA is encoded by the coding sequence ATGAGCAACGATCTCTGTTTCCTCTCCGCCACCGAGCTGCGCGAACGCATCAGCAGCAAGAAGGTGTCGCCGGTCGAGGTTGTCAGCGCCGTGCTCGCACGTGCCGAGGCGCTCCAGCCTGAGCTGAACTGCTTCATCACGCTCTGCGGCGATGAAGCAATGGCGGCGGCGCGAGAGGCGGAGCGCAAGGTGATGGCGGGCGAGCCGCTTGGCCTGCTGCATGGCCTTCCCGTCACCGTCAAGGACATCGTCAACACCAAGGGCGTGAAGACGACGTTCGGCGCTGTCCCCTACAAGGACAATGTGCCCACTGAGGATGCCGTCGCGGTCGCGAAACTGCGCACGGAAGGCGCGATCCTGATCGGCAAGACCACGACCCCGGAATTCGGCAGTAAGTGCCTGACTGACTCGCCGCTGTTCGGCCGCACCCGCAACGCCTGGAGCGCGGAGCGCTCCTCCGGCGGCTCCAGCGGCGGCGCAGCGGTGGCGGTCGCCAGCGGCATCGCGCCGCTTGCGATTGCCACAGACGGAGGCGGCTCGACGCGGATTCCCGCCGCCTGCAACGGCGTGGTCGGCCTGAAGCAGAGCAACGGCGTGATCGCGCACAGCCAGGTGCTGGACGCATTCGGCAACCAGACCTCCGTCACGCCGATGACGCGCACCGTCACGGACACCGCACTCATGATGCAGGCGATGGCGGGCGAGGATTCCTGCGATCCTTGGTCGATCGGCGTGCCCGTGCCCGATTTCATCGGCACTGCCGCCCCGCGCCGCGATCTGCACGGCCAAAAAATCCTGTTCTGCACCTCGCCGCCCGGACGCCCGGTATCGTCGGATGTCGCCACCGCCTTCAAGGCGAGCCTGGATCGGCTCGCGACCCTGGGTGCCGAGCTCGAGGAATTCTCCGGCGAGGGCTTCGACGTCGAGCCGATCTGGCGCGCCATCAACCACACGGTCTGGCGCACGCGTTTTACGAAGCTCGTGGCCGACCATGGCGATGCCCTCAGCGAAGCTTTCGTCAAGCAGGTCGCGCTCGCGACCAATGTCAGCGGCGTCGCCTATCAGGAGGCGATGTTCGCGCGCACGGCGTTGTTCCGCCGCGTGCAATCCCTGCTTGCTCGCGGGCACCTGCTGGTAATGCCGACCATCAACCGCACCGCGCTGCCGATCGACCAGGACCTGTTCGGCACCATCGAGATCGACGGCCAGCAGTTCGACAGCGTCCGGCCGCACTGGTTCCCCTGGACCATGCCGTTCAACATGACCGGCCACCCCGCGATCAGCCTGCCCTGCGGCTTCGGCCGCGACGGCCTGCCGATCGGGCTTCAACTCGTCGGCCGCTTCCGGGCCGATGCGGAATTGCTGCGTATCAGCGCATTGTTCGAAGCCTCGCACGATCTCCTGTCTCGCCGGCCGGCTTAA
- a CDS encoding ABC transporter ATP-binding protein, with protein MGQITLRDVQKSFGPVHIIKGADLDIADGSFVVFVGPSGCGKTTLLRLIAGLEDVTGGSILIDGKNVVDTPPAKRGLSMVFQSYALYPHMSVRGNIGFGLKMAGLSRDETNRKVEAAAATLNLTPYLDRKPRELSGGQRQRVAIGRAIVREPKAFLFDEPLSNLDAALRVQMRIEVTRLQKQLGTTAIYVTHDQVEAMTMADKIVVLNAGKIEQYGSPLELYERPANLFVAGFIGSPKMNFVTGENAAQKGATTIGVRPEHIKIERDAAGGWPGTIAVAEHLGSDTFLYVDAGPLGMLTARYIGELSLHAGDRVSLVPDPARIHRFDASGNALRG; from the coding sequence ATGGGTCAGATCACACTTCGGGACGTACAAAAATCGTTCGGCCCCGTGCACATCATCAAGGGCGCCGACCTCGACATCGCCGACGGCTCCTTCGTCGTCTTCGTCGGTCCCTCCGGCTGCGGCAAGACCACGCTGCTGCGGTTGATCGCAGGTCTCGAGGACGTCACCGGCGGCAGCATCCTGATTGACGGCAAGAACGTCGTCGACACGCCGCCCGCCAAGCGCGGGCTGTCGATGGTGTTCCAGTCCTATGCGCTCTATCCGCATATGAGCGTGCGCGGCAATATCGGCTTCGGCCTGAAGATGGCGGGCCTCTCCAGGGATGAAACCAACCGCAAGGTCGAGGCGGCGGCCGCAACGCTCAATCTCACGCCTTATCTTGACCGCAAGCCACGCGAGCTCTCCGGCGGCCAGCGCCAGCGCGTCGCGATCGGACGCGCCATCGTCCGCGAGCCCAAGGCGTTCCTGTTCGACGAGCCCCTGTCGAATCTCGATGCCGCGCTGCGCGTGCAGATGCGCATCGAGGTGACGCGGCTCCAGAAGCAGCTCGGCACCACCGCGATCTATGTCACCCACGACCAGGTCGAGGCCATGACCATGGCTGACAAGATCGTCGTGCTAAACGCCGGCAAGATCGAGCAGTACGGCTCGCCGCTGGAGCTGTATGAGCGGCCCGCCAATCTCTTCGTCGCCGGCTTCATCGGCTCGCCCAAGATGAATTTCGTCACTGGCGAGAATGCCGCGCAAAAGGGCGCGACAACAATCGGCGTGCGGCCGGAGCACATCAAGATCGAGCGCGACGCGGCCGGCGGCTGGCCGGGCACGATCGCGGTCGCCGAGCATCTCGGCAGCGACACTTTTCTTTATGTCGATGCCGGGCCGCTCGGCATGCTGACTGCGCGCTACATCGGCGAACTGAGCCTGCATGCCGGCGACCGTGTCTCGCTGGTGCCGGACCCCGCGCGCATTCACCGCTTCGACGCTAGCGGCAACGCGCTTCGAGGCTAA
- a CDS encoding SDR family oxidoreductase: MYLEKFKLSGKTAFITGGGQGIGLACAEALAEAGAQVIIGDRDSKVAGDAKAGLKAKGFDIETAIMDVTDTKRVAEVANDLVARHGKVDILVNNAGIARSETPAETVTDEHWLNVIDVNLNGTFWCCREFGKHMLKAKSGAIVNVGSMSGFIVNKPQEQCFYNASKAGVHHLTKSLAAEWGARGIRVNAVAPTYIETPLNAFVKSNAKMYDAWIGGTPMARMGRVEEIASVVLFLASEAASLMTGSIVLVDGGYTCW; the protein is encoded by the coding sequence ATGTACCTGGAAAAATTCAAGCTCAGCGGCAAGACCGCGTTCATCACCGGTGGCGGGCAGGGCATTGGGCTTGCCTGCGCCGAAGCGCTGGCCGAAGCCGGCGCCCAGGTGATCATCGGCGACCGCGACAGCAAGGTCGCCGGCGATGCCAAAGCCGGCCTGAAAGCGAAGGGTTTTGACATCGAGACCGCGATCATGGACGTCACCGACACCAAACGGGTGGCCGAGGTGGCGAACGACCTCGTCGCCCGCCACGGCAAGGTCGACATTCTCGTCAACAATGCCGGCATTGCCCGCAGCGAGACGCCAGCGGAGACCGTCACCGACGAGCACTGGCTCAACGTCATCGACGTCAATCTCAACGGCACCTTCTGGTGCTGCCGCGAATTCGGCAAGCACATGCTCAAAGCCAAGAGCGGCGCCATCGTCAATGTCGGCTCGATGTCCGGCTTCATCGTCAACAAGCCGCAGGAGCAGTGCTTCTACAATGCCTCCAAGGCCGGCGTGCACCATCTGACCAAGTCGCTCGCCGCCGAATGGGGCGCGCGCGGCATCCGGGTCAATGCGGTGGCCCCGACCTATATCGAGACGCCGCTCAATGCCTTCGTGAAGAGCAACGCCAAAATGTACGACGCCTGGATCGGCGGAACCCCTATGGCGCGGATGGGGCGGGTCGAGGAGATCGCCTCGGTCGTCCTGTTCCTGGCGTCAGAGGCGGCGAGCCTTATGACCGGCAGCATCGTGTTGGTGGATGGCGGCTACACTTGCTGGTAG
- a CDS encoding ABC transporter permease encodes MSAPLTTPVDVPIATPRVPARTFWRRALRHRSFVLGGALSLLVVASALLSLVWTPWSPYEIDIASKLRPPSAAHWLGTDTFGRDIVSLLLAGARSTILVGIIAVSIGLTFGVCLGLIASAKRGWTEEIIMRFSDFTFAFPAVLSAIMLAAVAGPGMVTSIIAIGIFQIPTLIRLTRGSANAIWAREFVLAARASGKGKFRITVEHVLPNILSILIVQATIQFALAILAEAALSYLGLGTQPPQPSWGRMLNDAQTMLFQSPMLAVYPGAAIAIAVLGLNLLGDGLRDLLDPRLARER; translated from the coding sequence GTGAGCGCGCCCCTCACCACCCCGGTTGACGTGCCGATCGCAACGCCTCGCGTGCCGGCCCGGACGTTCTGGCGCCGCGCGCTGCGCCACCGCAGCTTTGTGCTGGGCGGCGCACTCAGCCTGCTGGTGGTCGCCTCGGCGCTGCTCTCCCTGGTGTGGACGCCATGGTCGCCTTATGAGATCGACATCGCCTCGAAACTCCGGCCGCCGTCGGCGGCGCACTGGCTCGGCACCGATACCTTCGGCCGCGACATCGTCTCGCTGCTGCTCGCGGGCGCCCGCTCGACCATCTTGGTCGGCATCATCGCGGTCAGCATCGGTCTCACCTTTGGTGTCTGCCTCGGCCTGATCGCGTCGGCCAAGCGGGGCTGGACCGAAGAGATCATCATGCGCTTCTCCGATTTCACCTTCGCCTTTCCGGCGGTGCTCTCGGCGATCATGCTGGCTGCGGTCGCCGGGCCCGGCATGGTGACCTCGATCATTGCGATCGGCATTTTCCAGATACCGACGCTGATCCGGCTCACGCGGGGCTCGGCAAACGCGATCTGGGCGCGAGAATTCGTGCTGGCGGCGCGCGCTTCGGGCAAGGGCAAGTTCCGCATCACCGTCGAGCATGTGCTGCCCAACATCCTGTCGATCCTGATCGTGCAGGCAACCATCCAGTTCGCGCTCGCCATTCTCGCCGAGGCCGCACTGTCCTATCTCGGCCTCGGCACGCAGCCGCCGCAGCCGTCTTGGGGCCGCATGCTGAACGATGCGCAGACCATGCTGTTCCAGTCGCCGATGCTCGCAGTCTATCCGGGTGCTGCGATCGCGATCGCCGTGCTCGGCCTCAATCTGCTCGGCGACGGATTGCGCGATCTGCTTGATCCGAGACTGGCGCGGGAGCGGTGA
- a CDS encoding ABC transporter permease — MSVFVLRRVLTLLVTLVGASVIIFLVLDALPGNAAQMLMGADASADAVRALTVKLGLDQPLAIRYLHWIKGLLVGDLGNSYVYGTPVASLIAERLVLTIPLAMVSMLITVVLALSAGIYTAANHNKLGDVGVMSLTQIGIALPNFWFAILLVLLFAVRLQWLSAGGFAGWDDGIWPGLKSLLLPSISLAVVQAAILARVTRSAVLEVLREDFVRTARAKGLGKREVLWRHVLRNAMIPVMTVMGLQFANLLAGTIVIENVFYLPGLGRLIFQSIANRDLIVVRNCVMLLAAMVVIVNFAVDVLYALIDPRIKVHDL, encoded by the coding sequence ATGAGCGTATTTGTCCTCCGACGTGTCCTGACATTGCTGGTGACGCTGGTCGGCGCATCCGTGATCATTTTCCTGGTGCTGGATGCGTTGCCGGGCAATGCCGCGCAGATGCTGATGGGCGCCGACGCCTCTGCCGACGCGGTGCGCGCGCTCACCGTCAAGCTCGGGCTCGATCAGCCGCTGGCGATCCGCTATCTGCATTGGATCAAGGGCCTCCTCGTTGGCGATCTCGGCAACTCCTATGTCTACGGCACGCCGGTCGCGAGCCTGATCGCGGAGCGGCTGGTGCTGACCATTCCGCTCGCGATGGTGTCGATGCTGATTACGGTGGTGCTGGCTCTCTCGGCCGGCATCTACACCGCGGCCAACCACAACAAGCTCGGCGATGTCGGCGTGATGTCGCTGACGCAAATCGGCATCGCGCTGCCGAATTTCTGGTTCGCGATCCTTCTGGTGCTCCTGTTCGCCGTGCGGCTGCAATGGCTCTCCGCCGGCGGCTTTGCCGGCTGGGATGATGGCATCTGGCCCGGCCTCAAATCGTTGCTGCTGCCGTCGATTTCGCTTGCGGTGGTGCAGGCCGCGATCCTCGCCCGCGTCACCCGCTCGGCCGTGCTCGAAGTGCTGCGCGAAGATTTTGTCCGCACCGCGCGCGCGAAAGGACTCGGCAAGCGCGAGGTGCTATGGCGCCACGTGCTGCGCAATGCCATGATTCCCGTCATGACGGTGATGGGCCTGCAATTCGCTAATCTTCTCGCCGGCACCATCGTGATCGAGAATGTGTTCTATCTGCCGGGCCTGGGACGGCTGATCTTCCAGTCGATCGCCAATCGCGACCTGATCGTGGTGCGTAATTGCGTGATGCTGCTGGCCGCCATGGTCGTCATCGTCAATTTCGCGGTCGACGTGCTCTATGCCTTGATCGATCCCCGCATCAAGGTGCACGATCTGTGA
- a CDS encoding FGGY-family carbohydrate kinase, producing the protein MPRAYIGVDVGTTSTRAGVFDEAGTMLATARHPIRIWHEAGDIVEQSSEDIWEACVKSVRAAMAEAAIAPDSVGGIGFDATCSLVVLGRQGEPVTVSASGDKQRNVIVWMDHRAIAEARLINETEDAVLRYVGGSISPEMEMPKLLWLKRHLRASFDAAGHFFDLADYLTWRATGSLQRSTCTVTCKWNYLAHDGGGWSAPFFKRIGLADFVSENYARIGTEIVAPGTRLGAGLTRAGAADLGLLPGTPVGASLIDAHAGGIGAIGGRDGSGETTDVCDRLAYIMGTSACIMATTKQPCFVPGVWGPYYSGMVPDFWLNEGGQSAAGAAIDHLLKSHPGHAETSAAARSEGVDLIEFLERRIIARAGDASRAALVARDVHVLPEFIGNRSPYANPDTRAVIAGLDLDTDVGSMERLFIAGLCGLAYGLAEVIEAFAAHGVHAGIMIMGGGASRSPLVRQIMADTTGLIVALPQTKEPVLLGAAMLGAVAGGAYASIGETMAKMSALGRKSEPTAADMAAFHTKKREVYKLLRELDRGSRTAMRDIVKG; encoded by the coding sequence ATGCCGCGAGCGTATATCGGCGTCGACGTGGGAACCACGAGCACGCGGGCAGGGGTGTTTGACGAGGCCGGCACGATGCTTGCGACTGCAAGGCATCCGATCCGGATCTGGCACGAGGCCGGCGACATCGTCGAGCAGTCGTCGGAGGACATCTGGGAGGCCTGTGTCAAATCGGTGCGGGCGGCGATGGCGGAAGCGGCCATTGCGCCCGACAGCGTCGGCGGCATCGGTTTCGACGCGACCTGTTCCCTGGTGGTGCTCGGCCGCCAGGGCGAGCCGGTCACCGTCAGCGCCTCCGGCGACAAGCAGCGCAATGTCATCGTCTGGATGGATCATCGTGCCATTGCCGAGGCGCGGCTGATCAACGAGACCGAAGACGCGGTGCTTCGCTATGTCGGCGGCTCGATCTCGCCCGAGATGGAGATGCCGAAGCTGTTGTGGCTCAAGCGGCACCTGCGCGCGAGCTTCGATGCGGCGGGCCATTTCTTCGATCTGGCAGACTATTTGACCTGGCGCGCCACCGGATCGCTGCAGCGCTCGACCTGTACCGTCACCTGCAAATGGAACTACCTCGCGCATGATGGCGGCGGGTGGAGTGCCCCATTCTTCAAGCGCATCGGACTAGCCGATTTCGTCAGCGAGAACTACGCCCGCATCGGCACCGAGATCGTTGCGCCCGGCACGCGGCTCGGCGCCGGTCTCACCCGCGCGGGCGCGGCCGATCTCGGCCTGTTACCGGGCACGCCGGTGGGCGCCTCCTTGATCGACGCGCATGCCGGCGGTATCGGCGCGATCGGGGGGCGTGACGGATCGGGCGAAACGACCGATGTCTGCGATCGCCTCGCTTACATCATGGGAACGTCGGCCTGCATCATGGCGACGACGAAACAGCCGTGCTTCGTGCCCGGCGTCTGGGGTCCCTATTATTCCGGCATGGTGCCGGACTTCTGGCTCAACGAGGGCGGCCAGTCGGCCGCGGGCGCGGCGATCGACCATCTGCTCAAGTCGCATCCGGGCCATGCCGAGACGAGCGCCGCGGCGCGCAGTGAGGGCGTTGACCTCATCGAGTTCCTCGAGCGCCGCATCATCGCGCGCGCGGGCGATGCCAGCCGCGCCGCGCTAGTTGCCCGCGACGTCCATGTCCTACCCGAATTCATCGGCAATCGCTCGCCCTATGCCAACCCCGACACGCGCGCGGTAATTGCGGGCCTCGATCTCGACACCGATGTCGGTTCGATGGAGCGGCTGTTCATCGCTGGCCTATGCGGGCTCGCCTATGGGCTCGCCGAGGTGATCGAAGCCTTTGCCGCGCATGGCGTGCATGCCGGCATCATGATCATGGGCGGCGGTGCGAGCCGCAGTCCCTTGGTACGGCAGATCATGGCGGACACCACCGGCCTCATCGTCGCGCTGCCGCAAACCAAAGAGCCGGTGCTCTTGGGCGCCGCGATGCTCGGCGCGGTCGCTGGCGGCGCCTATGCCTCGATTGGCGAGACCATGGCGAAAATGTCGGCGCTCGGACGCAAGAGCGAGCCGACTGCAGCTGACATGGCCGCGTTTCACACGAAGAAGCGCGAGGTCTACAAGCTACTGCGCGAGCTCGATCGCGGCAGCCGGACGGCGATGCGCGACATCGTCAAGGGTTGA
- a CDS encoding carbohydrate kinase: MLISCGDALIDFVPTKSGEGREAVMPAVGGSCLNVAIGMARLGAPTGFVGGISTDMFGRMIADHAAASNVELSLATRSDHQTTLAFVRIVAGESHYAFYDAETATRNWTFPRGTVPFDNVEAVHVGSTTLVNDQGAAETKALIADARASSTISFDPNCRPNLVKDKPAYLARMTEFAGTADLVKMSDVDFAYLFGEEPYQQRASALLGQGTILVVITRGNNGAIAWHAKAGEIEVEAPKVEVADTIGAGDSFQAALLFALHKQGRLARPQLKDTSTEELRRALSFAANCAGLTCTRPGADPPWSHEISWHW; this comes from the coding sequence ATGCTGATTTCCTGCGGCGATGCGCTGATCGATTTCGTGCCGACGAAAAGCGGGGAGGGACGCGAGGCGGTGATGCCGGCGGTTGGCGGCTCCTGCCTCAACGTTGCGATTGGCATGGCGCGGCTCGGTGCACCGACCGGTTTTGTCGGCGGCATCTCGACAGACATGTTCGGGCGCATGATCGCCGACCATGCCGCTGCATCGAACGTCGAGCTGAGCCTCGCCACCCGCAGCGATCACCAGACTACGCTCGCCTTCGTCCGCATCGTCGCCGGCGAGTCCCATTACGCCTTCTATGACGCCGAGACGGCGACGCGGAATTGGACTTTTCCGCGCGGCACCGTCCCTTTCGATAACGTCGAGGCTGTCCATGTCGGCTCAACCACCCTGGTCAACGATCAGGGTGCTGCCGAGACGAAGGCCCTGATAGCGGATGCACGTGCGTCGTCGACGATCTCCTTCGATCCGAACTGCCGCCCCAACCTCGTCAAGGACAAGCCGGCTTACCTCGCTCGCATGACCGAGTTCGCCGGCACTGCCGATCTCGTCAAGATGTCGGATGTCGATTTCGCTTATCTCTTCGGCGAGGAGCCGTACCAACAGCGCGCGAGCGCACTGTTGGGGCAGGGCACGATTCTAGTCGTGATCACGCGCGGCAATAACGGCGCCATCGCCTGGCATGCAAAGGCCGGGGAGATCGAGGTCGAGGCGCCCAAGGTCGAGGTCGCCGACACCATCGGTGCCGGCGACAGCTTTCAGGCCGCATTGCTGTTCGCCTTGCACAAGCAGGGGCGCCTCGCCCGGCCGCAATTGAAGGACACCAGCACTGAGGAGCTTCGCCGCGCGCTGTCCTTTGCCGCCAATTGTGCCGGCCTGACCTGCACCCGCCCGGGCGCCGATCCGCCCTGGAGCCACGAGATCAGCTGGCATTGGTAG